The sequence CAGGGCTTCGATCGAGGCGATCCGGGCTTGGTCCGACATGGCGGGTGGGGAAGGGAACCGGCCGGGTTCAGCGTTGGTCGAGGTACTGCTGGATGCGCTCCGCCTTCCGCAGCAGATACGGCGTGTGGCGGTCCGACAGCTCCAGAAAGGCCTTCAGGGTCTTCATCAACTGGGTGAACTCGCCCGCGAACTTCTCCTGCTCCTGATCCTGCCACGTTTCACCCAGCGCCGTGAAGCGCGCCATCAGCGAGGCGGAGCGCTCGCGCAGATCTCCATTGAAACGCTTCAGCTCCGCCGCGAAACGACGGACCTCCTCGGGATCGATGATGGCTTGGGACATGACGGTGGTGCCATTCCGGCACTTATCCATCATTCAACGTCATCCTCTTCGCGGACGCCAGTTTCATTCTCGGTTCCCCCGCCTTCGCGTGAAAGAAAAAGGGCACCTCCCGCCCGGGGAGGTGCCCTTTGTAAAAGAGCGGTAAAAT comes from Luteolibacter sp. LG18 and encodes:
- a CDS encoding WXG100 family type VII secretion target codes for the protein MSQAIIDPEEVRRFAAELKRFNGDLRERSASLMARFTALGETWQDQEQEKFAGEFTQLMKTLKAFLELSDRHTPYLLRKAERIQQYLDQR